A genomic stretch from Taeniopygia guttata chromosome 9, bTaeGut7.mat, whole genome shotgun sequence includes:
- the SLC19A3 gene encoding thiamine transporter 2, whose amino-acid sequence MDCWKGAVSHSWIYPTVIICANGFFTTMRPSESFLTPYLTGPDKNLTTEEVTNQIFPVWTYSYLALLFPVFLLTDYVRYKPVLLLQGISLIVTWLLLLFAHGVLAMQLVEFFYGMVTATEVAYYAYIYSVVSTQHYQRVTSYCRSATLAAATVAAVLGQLLVSLAHVSYFCLNAISLASVSLAFLCAFFLPMPQRSMFFHKKDAPEPLPGPGKGPWSCQEERSPDAAARAPSPQPQAGRARPHRHMLSVLLQLGRDLRDCYGSRKLLCWSLWWALATAGFNQVVNYVQVLWDFRAPSHSSAVYNGAVEAIATFLGSATSMAVGYVKVNWDLSGELALGIFSALDAGSLLLMHFTDNIWACYAGYLAFKACYMLLITIATFQIAVNLSMERYALMFGFNNFVALVIQTILTVVVVDSRGLGLDISTQFLIYGSYFIVITGIFLIRSIYTIISIKCKNTSVAAESTAL is encoded by the exons ATGGATTGCTGGAAGGGAGCTGTAAGCCACAGCTGGATTTATCCCACAGTGATCATCTGTGCAAATGGATTTTTCACCACAATGAGGCCATCAGAATCTTTTCTCACCCCCTATCTAACAGGGCCAGACAAAAACCTAACGACTGAAGAG GTTACCAACCAGATTTTTCCAGTTTGGACATACTCCTACCTGGCTCTCCTTTTCCCAGTGTTCCTGCTCACAGACTACGTGCGCTACAAGCCTGtcctcctcctgcagggcaTCAGCCTCATCGTcacctggctcctgctgctctttgcaCATGGCGTGCTGGCCATGCAGCTGGTGGAATTCTTCTATGGCATGGTCACAGCCACCGAGGTGGCCTATTACGCCTACATCTACAGCGTGGTCAGCACCCAACACTACCAGAGGGTCACCAGCTACTGCAGGAGTGCCACTCTGGCGGCAGCCACCGTGGCCgctgtgctgggacagctgcTGGTGTCCTTAGCACACGTCTCCTACTTCTGCCTCAACGCCATCAGCTTGGCTTCCGTGTCCCTGGCATTCCTGTGCGCCTTCTTCCTGCCCATGCCCCAGAGGAGCATGTTCTTCCACAAGAAAGATGCCCCTGAGCCTCTGCCAGGGCCCGGCAAagggccctggagctgccaagAGGAAAGGAGCCCCgatgctgctgccagggccccgagcccccagccccaggctggcagggccAGGCCCCACAGGCACATGCTCAgcgtgctgctgcagctgggccgGGACCTGAGGGATTGCTACGGCTCCCGCAAGCTCCTCTGCTGGTCCCTGTGGTGGGCTCTGGCCACGGCCGGCTTCAACCAGGTGGTGAATTATGTGCAGGTGCTGTGGGACTTCCGAGCCCCCTCGCACAGCTCCGCGGTGTACAACGGAGCTGTCGAAGCAATAGCAACTTTTTTGG GTTCAGCAACATCCATGGCAGTTGGATATGTCAAAGTAAACTGGGATCTCTCTGGAGAATTGGCTTTGGGAATTTTCTCTGCACTGGATGCTGGTTCTCTGCTTCTTATGCACTTCACTGACAACATCTGGGCATGTTATGCTGGTTACCTTGCATTTAAAGCCTGCTATATGCTCCTTATAACAATAGCAAC GTTTCAGATTGCTGTCAACCTCAGCATGGAGCGTTATGCTTTGATGTTTGGCTTCAACAACTTTGTTGCGCTGGTGATTCAGACGATTTTAACTGTTGTTGTAGTAGATTCAAGAGGTCTGGGACTGGATATCAGCACTCAG TTTCTCATTTATGGCAGCTACTTCATAGTCATAACTGGAATTTTCCTGATCAGAAGCATATACACCATAATTTCcatcaaatgcaaaaatacaaGTGTGGCTGCTGAAAGCACTGCCCTTTAA
- the LOC100227272 gene encoding thiamine transporter 2-like isoform X2: MGCWKQEKTSTWAFPTLILCLYGFFYMMKPSEPFLTPYLMGPDKNLTTDEVTNQIFPVWTYSYLALLFPVFLLTDYVRYKPVLLLQGISLIVTWLLLLFAHGVLAMQLVEFFYGMVTATEVAYYAYIYSVVSTQHYQRVTSYCRSATLVAATVAAVLGQLLVSLAHVSYFCLNAISLASVSLAFLCAFFLPMPQRSMFFHKKDAPEPLPGPGKGPWSCQEERSPDAAARAPSPQPQAGRARPHRHMLSVLLQLGRDLRDCYGSRKLLCWSLWWALATAGFNQVVNYVQVLWDFRAPSHSSAVYNGAVEAVATFLSSLTSFLVQYVKINWDYFGELALGIFSAIDASCLFLMHFSTSIWACYAGYLIFKACYMLLLTIATFQIAVNLSMERYALMFGFNNFIALLIQTILTIAVVDSRGLGLDIVTQFLIYGSYFAVIHGIFMIRSICVLVSCKCQRKIERSCPEQLNQAEHESREQTVTSYMTQL; the protein is encoded by the exons ATGGGCTGCTGGAAGCAAGAGAAAACCAGCACCTGGGCTTTTCCCACCTTGATTCTCTGCCTCTATGGATTCTTCTACATGATGAAACCATCAGAACCTTTCCTAACACCCTACCTAATGGGACCAGATAAAAACCTGACCACAGATGAG GTTACCAACCAGATTTTTCCAGTTTGGACATACTCCTACCTGGCTCTCCTTTTCCCAGTGTTCCTGCTCACAGACTACGTGCGCTACAAGCCTGtcctcctcctgcagggcaTCAGCCTCATCGTcacctggctcctgctgctctttgcaCATGGCGTGCTGGCCATGCAGCTGGTGGAATTCTTCTATGGCATGGTCACAGCCACCGAGGTGGCCTATTACGCCTACATCTACAGCGTGGTCAGCACACAACACTACCAGAGGGTCACCAGCTACTGCAGGAGTGCCACTCTGGTGGCAGCCACCGTGGCCgctgtgctgggacagctgcTGGTGTCCTTAGCACACGTCTCCTACTTCTGCCTCAACGCCATTAGCTTGGCTTCCGTGTCCCTGGCATTCCTGTGCGCCTTCTTCCTGCCCATGCCCCAGAGGAGCATGTTCTTCCACAAGAAAGATGCCCCTgagcctctgccagggcctggcaaagggccctggagctgccaagAGGAAAGGAGCCCCgatgctgctgccagggccccgagcccccagccccaggctggcagggccAGGCCCCACAGGCACATGCTCAgcgtgctgctgcagctgggccgGGACCTGAGGGATTGCTACGGCTCCCGCAAGCTCCTCTGCTGGTCCCTGTGGTGGGCTCTGGCCACGGCCGGCTTCAACCAGGTGGTGAATTATGTGCAGGTGCTGTGGGACTTCCGAGCCCCCTCGCACAGCTCCGCGGTGTACAACGGAGCTGTCGAAGCAGTAGCAACTTTTCTGA gCTCACTAACATCTTTCCTTGTACAGTATGTGAAGATTAACTGGGACTATTTTGGAGAACTGGCTTTAGGGATCTTCTCTGCAATAGATGCCAGTTGTCTGTTTCTCATGCACTTCTCTACCAGCATCTGGGCATGTTATGCTGGATATCTTATTTTCAAGGCATGCTATATGCTCCTCCTGACAATAGCAAC GTTCCAGATCGCTGTCAATCTGAGCATGGAACGCTATGCCCTGATGTTTGGGTTCAACAACTTCATTGCCCTGCTGATCCAGACCATTCTCACAATAGCTGTTGTAGATTCAAGAGGCTTGGGACTGGACATAGTGACTCAA ttTTTAATTTATGGCAGCTACTTCGCAGTCATACATGGGATTTTCATGATCAGAAGCATTTGTGTGCTGGTCTCATGCAAATGCCAAAGGAAAATAGAGAGAtcttgcccagagcagctgaaccAGGCTGAGCACGAGTCAAGAGAGCAGACTGTCACAAGCTACATGACACAGCTGTAG
- the LOC100227272 gene encoding thiamine transporter 2-like isoform X1, with translation MASIVILTNFILSCAAEAMGCWKQEKTSTWAFPTLILCLYGFFYMMKPSEPFLTPYLMGPDKNLTTDEVTNQIFPVWTYSYLALLFPVFLLTDYVRYKPVLLLQGISLIVTWLLLLFAHGVLAMQLVEFFYGMVTATEVAYYAYIYSVVSTQHYQRVTSYCRSATLVAATVAAVLGQLLVSLAHVSYFCLNAISLASVSLAFLCAFFLPMPQRSMFFHKKDAPEPLPGPGKGPWSCQEERSPDAAARAPSPQPQAGRARPHRHMLSVLLQLGRDLRDCYGSRKLLCWSLWWALATAGFNQVVNYVQVLWDFRAPSHSSAVYNGAVEAVATFLSSLTSFLVQYVKINWDYFGELALGIFSAIDASCLFLMHFSTSIWACYAGYLIFKACYMLLLTIATFQIAVNLSMERYALMFGFNNFIALLIQTILTIAVVDSRGLGLDIVTQFLIYGSYFAVIHGIFMIRSICVLVSCKCQRKIERSCPEQLNQAEHESREQTVTSYMTQL, from the exons ATGGCCAGTATCGTTATTCTAACAAACTTTAtcctcagctgtgctgcagaggccATGGGCTGCTGGAAGCAAGAGAAAACCAGCACCTGGGCTTTTCCCACCTTGATTCTCTGCCTCTATGGATTCTTCTACATGATGAAACCATCAGAACCTTTCCTAACACCCTACCTAATGGGACCAGATAAAAACCTGACCACAGATGAG GTTACCAACCAGATTTTTCCAGTTTGGACATACTCCTACCTGGCTCTCCTTTTCCCAGTGTTCCTGCTCACAGACTACGTGCGCTACAAGCCTGtcctcctcctgcagggcaTCAGCCTCATCGTcacctggctcctgctgctctttgcaCATGGCGTGCTGGCCATGCAGCTGGTGGAATTCTTCTATGGCATGGTCACAGCCACCGAGGTGGCCTATTACGCCTACATCTACAGCGTGGTCAGCACACAACACTACCAGAGGGTCACCAGCTACTGCAGGAGTGCCACTCTGGTGGCAGCCACCGTGGCCgctgtgctgggacagctgcTGGTGTCCTTAGCACACGTCTCCTACTTCTGCCTCAACGCCATTAGCTTGGCTTCCGTGTCCCTGGCATTCCTGTGCGCCTTCTTCCTGCCCATGCCCCAGAGGAGCATGTTCTTCCACAAGAAAGATGCCCCTgagcctctgccagggcctggcaaagggccctggagctgccaagAGGAAAGGAGCCCCgatgctgctgccagggccccgagcccccagccccaggctggcagggccAGGCCCCACAGGCACATGCTCAgcgtgctgctgcagctgggccgGGACCTGAGGGATTGCTACGGCTCCCGCAAGCTCCTCTGCTGGTCCCTGTGGTGGGCTCTGGCCACGGCCGGCTTCAACCAGGTGGTGAATTATGTGCAGGTGCTGTGGGACTTCCGAGCCCCCTCGCACAGCTCCGCGGTGTACAACGGAGCTGTCGAAGCAGTAGCAACTTTTCTGA gCTCACTAACATCTTTCCTTGTACAGTATGTGAAGATTAACTGGGACTATTTTGGAGAACTGGCTTTAGGGATCTTCTCTGCAATAGATGCCAGTTGTCTGTTTCTCATGCACTTCTCTACCAGCATCTGGGCATGTTATGCTGGATATCTTATTTTCAAGGCATGCTATATGCTCCTCCTGACAATAGCAAC GTTCCAGATCGCTGTCAATCTGAGCATGGAACGCTATGCCCTGATGTTTGGGTTCAACAACTTCATTGCCCTGCTGATCCAGACCATTCTCACAATAGCTGTTGTAGATTCAAGAGGCTTGGGACTGGACATAGTGACTCAA ttTTTAATTTATGGCAGCTACTTCGCAGTCATACATGGGATTTTCATGATCAGAAGCATTTGTGTGCTGGTCTCATGCAAATGCCAAAGGAAAATAGAGAGAtcttgcccagagcagctgaaccAGGCTGAGCACGAGTCAAGAGAGCAGACTGTCACAAGCTACATGACACAGCTGTAG
- the LOC100227272 gene encoding thiamine transporter 2-like isoform X3 encodes MGCWKQEKTSTWAFPTLILCLYGFFYMMKPSEPFLTPYLMGPDKNLTTDEVTNQIFPVWTYSYLALLFPVFLLTDYVRYKPVLLLQGISLIVTWLLLLFAHGVLAMQLVEFFYGMVTATEVAYYAYIYSVVSTQHYQRVTSYCRSATLVAATVAAVLGQLLVSLAHVSYFCLNAISLASVSLAFLCAFFLPMPQRSMFFHKKDAPEPLPGPGKGPWSCQEERSPDAAARAPSPQPQAGRARPHRHMLSVLLQLGRDLRDCYGSRKLLCWSLWWALATAGFNQVVNYVQVLWDFRAPSHSSAVYNGAVEAVATFLSSLTSFLVQYVKINWDYFGELALGIFSAIDASCLFLMHFSTSIWACYAGYLIFKACYMLLLTIATFQIAVNLSMERYALMFGFNNFIALLIQTILTIAVVDSRGLGLDIVTQVSAVTLLPSYCSAK; translated from the exons ATGGGCTGCTGGAAGCAAGAGAAAACCAGCACCTGGGCTTTTCCCACCTTGATTCTCTGCCTCTATGGATTCTTCTACATGATGAAACCATCAGAACCTTTCCTAACACCCTACCTAATGGGACCAGATAAAAACCTGACCACAGATGAG GTTACCAACCAGATTTTTCCAGTTTGGACATACTCCTACCTGGCTCTCCTTTTCCCAGTGTTCCTGCTCACAGACTACGTGCGCTACAAGCCTGtcctcctcctgcagggcaTCAGCCTCATCGTcacctggctcctgctgctctttgcaCATGGCGTGCTGGCCATGCAGCTGGTGGAATTCTTCTATGGCATGGTCACAGCCACCGAGGTGGCCTATTACGCCTACATCTACAGCGTGGTCAGCACACAACACTACCAGAGGGTCACCAGCTACTGCAGGAGTGCCACTCTGGTGGCAGCCACCGTGGCCgctgtgctgggacagctgcTGGTGTCCTTAGCACACGTCTCCTACTTCTGCCTCAACGCCATTAGCTTGGCTTCCGTGTCCCTGGCATTCCTGTGCGCCTTCTTCCTGCCCATGCCCCAGAGGAGCATGTTCTTCCACAAGAAAGATGCCCCTgagcctctgccagggcctggcaaagggccctggagctgccaagAGGAAAGGAGCCCCgatgctgctgccagggccccgagcccccagccccaggctggcagggccAGGCCCCACAGGCACATGCTCAgcgtgctgctgcagctgggccgGGACCTGAGGGATTGCTACGGCTCCCGCAAGCTCCTCTGCTGGTCCCTGTGGTGGGCTCTGGCCACGGCCGGCTTCAACCAGGTGGTGAATTATGTGCAGGTGCTGTGGGACTTCCGAGCCCCCTCGCACAGCTCCGCGGTGTACAACGGAGCTGTCGAAGCAGTAGCAACTTTTCTGA gCTCACTAACATCTTTCCTTGTACAGTATGTGAAGATTAACTGGGACTATTTTGGAGAACTGGCTTTAGGGATCTTCTCTGCAATAGATGCCAGTTGTCTGTTTCTCATGCACTTCTCTACCAGCATCTGGGCATGTTATGCTGGATATCTTATTTTCAAGGCATGCTATATGCTCCTCCTGACAATAGCAAC GTTCCAGATCGCTGTCAATCTGAGCATGGAACGCTATGCCCTGATGTTTGGGTTCAACAACTTCATTGCCCTGCTGATCCAGACCATTCTCACAATAGCTGTTGTAGATTCAAGAGGCTTGGGACTGGACATAGTGACTCAAGTAAGTGCAGTTACCTTACTTCCTAGTTACTGCTCAGCCAAATAA
- the CCL20 gene encoding C-C motif chemokine 20, protein MTGCSKSMVLVSLLGLLALLLWGTSEAHSNQDCCLSYTKARLPRKALKGYTEQLPSEVCDIPAIIFHTASGRNACVNPKEGWVKKHLLFLSQKLRKMSV, encoded by the exons ATGACTGGCTGCAGCAAGAGCATGGTCCTGGtttccctgctggggctcctggcgCTGCTCCTCTGGGGCACCTCAGAAG CACACAGCAACCAGGATTGCTGCCTGTCCTACACCAAAGCACGGCTGCCTCGGAAGGCTCTGAAGGGTTACACGGAGCAGCTCCCCAGTGAGGTCTGTGACATCCCTGCCATCAT cttccACACTGCCAGTGGGCGAAATGCCTGTGTAAATCCTAAGGAAGGCTGGGTGAAGAAACATCTCCTTTTCCTTAG CCAGAAACTCAGGAAGATGTCAGTCTGA